Proteins encoded within one genomic window of Humulus lupulus chromosome 1, drHumLupu1.1, whole genome shotgun sequence:
- the LOC133834794 gene encoding protein FAR1-RELATED SEQUENCE 5-like, whose protein sequence is MGFCVRKEDVHQDNENKEWQRKWVCSNQGFRREKWTNLKNRKKKPRVVTRTGCLALLRVKFDKSENNWVVKDFNPTHNHDLALKTDMQFLRSNHDVPDCMGAQVMSMRRSGIRTCHILNHLVAERGGHEYVPFLKKDLYNWIGRQRELEEENETDAEGALGYLECLGLRDPNFFETHTIDAEYRLADLFWADGISRDDYGCFGEIIAFDTTYKKNAYNKPLLLFVGVNHHFRTIVFVVALMYDEKEDTYIWLLEEFLQCMNNKLPQVVVTNGDKAMAKVIEKVMPNVVHRLCAWHLQKNVTINVPHPIFKTRFNELLYQYCTEEEFDETWSGLVTEFQLQDSQWAAITYNNRRSWAECFLRGNFFAGLRTTQRSESMNSYLSHFLTSKLKLKDLVGQVNKAIQSIRHMEREDDFISNNTSPQFPSNILQQYYQQVASVLTRNMYNKVAQQIDNALAYSIDSTNVEFGCRLYAIPVRGNPMSTYVCGNEAFEPTLHPKTFVKGTMEEGRQIER, encoded by the exons ATGGGGTTTTGTGTTAGAAAAGAAGATGTCCATCAAGACAACGAAAATAAAGAGTGGCAAAGAAAATGGGTTTGCTCTAATCAAGGGTTTAGGCGAGAAAAGTGGACAAACCTAAAGAACCGTAAGAAAAAACCTCGGGTTGTTACTCGCACAGGGTGCCTAGCACTACTGCGCGTTAAGTTCGACAAGTCCGAAAACAATTGGGTGGTGAAAGACTTtaacccaacacataatcatgaCCTTGCTTTGAAGACAGATATGCAGTTCTTGAGATCTAACCATGATGTCCCAGATTGTATGGGTGCCCAAGTAATGTCAATGAGACGGTCGGGCATACGAACTTGCCACATATTGAATCACCTTGTTGCagaaagaggaggacatgagTATGTTCCGTTCTTGAAAAAGGACCTATACAATTGGATTGGACGACAAAGAGAGTTAGAAGAGGAGAACGAAACGGATGCTGAGGGTGCCCTGGGATACTTGGAATGTCTTGGGTTACGTGACCCCAATTTTTTTGAAACACACACGATAGACGCAGAGTATAGGCTCGCTGACTTGTTCTGGGCTGATGGAATATCGAGAGATGACTATGGATGTTTTGGGGAGATCATCGCATTTGACACAACGTACAAGAAGAATGCGTACAACAAACCCCTTCTCCTTTTTGTCGGCGTGAATCACCACTTCAGAACTATTGTATTTGTAGTTGCATTGATGTACGATGAGAAGGAGGACACATACATTTGGTTGTTGGAAGAATTCCTTCAATGTATGAACAACAAATTGCCTCAGGTTGTTGTCACTAACGGAGATAAAGCTATGGCTAAAGTAATAGAGAAAGTCATGCCTAATGTTGTCCATCGTTTGTGTGCGTGGCACCTTCAGAAAAATGTTACCATTAATGTCCCTCACCCGATTTTCAAGACAAGGTTTAATGAGCTCCTATATCAATATTGTACAGAGGAAGAGTTTGACGAGACTTGGAGTGGCTTGGTTACAGAATTTCAGCTACAAGATAGCCAATGGGCAGCCATAACATACAACAATAGAAGGAGTTGGGCAGAATGCTTCCTACGGGGTAATTTCTTTGCGGGCCTCAGAACCACCCAAAGGTCGGAGTCAATGAATTCTTAcctgtcacacttcttgacaagCAAACTTAAACTTAAAGACCTTGTTGGCCAAGTTAATAAAGCCATACAAAGCATACGCCACATGGAACGCGAAGATGACTTCATCAGCAACAACACATCGCCCCAGTTCCCTTCCAACATACTACAACAGTATTACCAGCAAGTTGCTTCAGTTTTGACGAGAAACATGTACAATAAGGTCGCACAACAAATCGACAATGCTCTTGCATACTCAATTGATTCGACAAATGTGGAATTTGGGTGCAGG TTGTATGCTATTCCAGTCAGAGGGAATCCCATGTCGACATATGTTTGTGGTAATGAAGCATTTGAACCTACCCTGCATCCCAAAACCTTTGTTAAAGGAACGATGGAGGAAGGACGCCAAATTGAGAGGTGA